Within Gilvibacter sp. SZ-19, the genomic segment TATAGGTCTCTGGCGACAACCATTTGTGCAAACTGTCTTTTAGGGCATTGAGCTTCCCCGAATTTGCATTGTATACAAAATGCAAGGCTCGCTTCATTTGGGACTGTTACTTGATACCTGTTTTGTCGGCGAAGTAATCGACAAAATCCAACATGGTATCGGCCATTTTATCGTCGTTGGTTGCGCGTTTGTAGGTGCCCGCCATTCCCATCAAGGTCTGATAAAAGAACACCTTCATCTCCTCAACTGGCATATCCTTGGTCCAAAGGTCTATGCGCAAAGCTTCTTTCCCTTTCGGATCCCAAACAGAGATCAAGGCCGCCTTGG encodes:
- the gldC gene encoding gliding motility protein GldC; this encodes MANNHTSEISFKVELDENRVPEKLRWTAADGGVTDQESKAALISVWDPKGKEALRIDLWTKDMPVEEMKVFFYQTLMGMAGTYKRATNDDKMADTMLDFVDYFADKTGIK